The Chanos chanos chromosome 3, fChaCha1.1, whole genome shotgun sequence genome segment TTTTAACTGACTCACTCCTCACCTGCTTCCAACAACTCAAATGAACTCGTCTAGTACCAACTGTAATGGAAGTGAAAGGTGAAGGAACTTAAGCACAGTTAGGTCTGGAATTCAGTGGGTCAGGGCATTACCCAGCAGGAGGAGTCCAGGGAAAACCCAAATCTGAGTGAGTATTAAGTGTGTACTGTGGTGGTTAAGACAAAAGCCACCAGTGTTCCTCAGACCCTGTAAATCCACAGATCCCCTTCTGCATCTCAATCAGTTCCCTATACAGGGGGCCAACAATCCCAACCAGCTGCAGCTCCTGCAGCCCCCAGGCACCAAAATAAACCTGCAAACAAGGAGAGAAGAAACGTGGTGTCACTGCCATGTGACACTGCAGTCCTCTCAGCAGCTCTCTTCATAGACTGACCCAGCAGGATCCTAAAGAACATGCAAGGCTGCCCCTCTTCAGCTATGCTGaaatttatattattattattattattattattgttgttgttgttgttgttattcaaCAGAATTTAATTGCTTTACTGGTCTCAGAATTGGTGAgaagggatggagagaaaataGTTAAAACCTCGCACAAAGAGTGTGCAAATTAACATGTTTCGTACTTTCTAAAGGCTGGACAGGCATTGAAAACAATATTGTTTGCATTCACAAACTTGCCACCCACTGCTTGGTTTTCCTTTCCCTGGTTCTGGCCATCACCCGAAGCGGCATGACCCATTTAAATGCTTGTTTACTTGTATTAGAGAGAGGACCAAGATGCTTCTCAATGAACTCTTGTCTACAATTCAATTACGAGCTGGCCTCTTCAGCAGACCATTATATTAACACTGTTtatgtaactctctctctctctctctctctctctctctctctctctctctctctctctctcgtatgtCTGTGCTAAATGGGCAGAGATGACGGAGTAGCAATACGCTAACACGAGCAGTATGTTTCTACATGTTGTGTCTtagcaaatgaaaacattttggcaTTGCAGTACATagtgtgttgtaatgtaatTTATCCAAGAAGGaataatagaagaaaaaaaggaataaagagagagagcattggcTGAGGCTTTCCCTTATTGCCTCGGTCTGTCCACGCTCAGGGAATGACTGTCTCTCGGCCTTTGCCGCCTCCGACCCTGCCTTGGAGCTGGCGAAATATTGCCACTCGTGGTTTTCTCGAAAACAACACAGCTgcatgttattattattatttttttttaagccagaCGTTTTATTATTGCTTTTCCTGTTATCTTCTGACTAGACAAGCCTAAAAGAGGAAATAGCTGGCCTTTCCCCCTGTCTTGTTTCCTATTTTGAAGAGAAATTGTGTGGACCTGTTGTTTGGAGTTGATGGGAAGGCTGGCACTGACTGTATAGTCAAGTAGGAGAGATTTACGGCACTCTGCCTCATCATGTGATGAAATGTTTCCCTGAAAAGGGTCGAAGAGAAAGACGCTGTATTGTAACTGATTCACACTAGTCACTGAGCATGTGACTGACTAATAATTGCAAGGAAGCACTGGGTTAACAGAATGCATTGTccaaacatttgtgttttggaaAGCTCCCAGAAGATGATGGAAAATGTGAGTGGAAAATAGTGCTCTCACTTGTGATTCttgtaaaaatacagttataattaatttgaatatgGAACATGGAAGGATGTTGTCCTAAATACcttatgttaatttttttttcttttaaagaactGTTTTGGACCATTTTTGTTAGAGGTGCTTTAGAGGCAGTGCAGCTGCTGTCATGTGTGTATTGAGCAGAACCTGCACACTTTGTTATGCATAAAGGGGGAGAGCTGACACACTTATGAAACCAAATGTAAAGTTATGCAACATATGCATGACACACTTTCAGATAACTGTGCAATGCAATGTGTACAATGTTCCTACTGAATTGGAATTTTACTGAAAGGAATTTTAGCGTTTTACTTCAAGTAACTGAGCTAAATACATCAGTGCATTTTGATTTCATGTATGTTGGCATACTTTGTTTGGATGTTACACTATGTTCTGATTTGGAAAGGAGGTCAGTACAAGGTTTGGTGTGGTAATCATTAAcctttgcctctctcttttttttttgtatctcctGTAATCTCTCCAggtcagccacacacacacacctgcgttGGCCTGTGTACTCAGCTTCCTGATTGGTAGAGGGGCTAAGGTGAAGGAGTGGACCCCGGCAGTcctgttagtgttttttttttccctccctttttttgctgtggtttgaggagggtggggggaaCAGGGTGCTGATAAAAACACCCAGAGCATGGGGCAGAAGGTTCCGGGAGGCATAAAGACTGTGGACATGCGGGACCCAGCGTTTCGGCCTCTCAAGCTGGAGCTGCAGGCCCTAGACTACACCAAGCCTGCCCGCTTGGACATGTTACTGGACATGCCCCCCGCCACACCTGAGGTCCAAGTCCAGCACTCCTGGAACAACGATGACCGCTCGCTCAATATCTTTGTCAAAGAGGACAATAAACTGATATTTCACCGGCACCCCGTAGCTCAGAGTACAGATGCCATCCGTGGACGGGTAGGGTACACGCGAGGGTTGCATGTGTGGGAAATCAACTGGGCCATGAGGCAGAGGGGTACGCACGCTGTGGTTGGGGTAGCCACAGGGGAAGCCCCGTTACATTCTGTAGGATACACTGCACTTGTAGGAAACAACAACGAGTCCTGGGGCTGGGACCTGGGACGGAACAAACTTTATCATGACGGCAAGAACCAGCCCAGTAGGACTTACCCTGCTTTTCTGGAGCCAGATGAGACTTTTATCGTTCCTGACTCGTTTCTGGTTGTGTTGGACATGGACGAGGGAACTCTAAGTTTCATTGTGGATGGACAATATCTAGGGGTTGCTTTCAGGGGACTGAAAGGCAGAAAACTGTACCCAGTAGTGAGTGCTGTATGGGGCCACTGTGAAATCAGAATCCGGTACATCAACGGACTCGATCGTAAGTCAAGTTTTGTTTGCGTTCTTTTCTTCAAACATCTCCCTTTTCAGTGTGTTATATGTTCCTTCTCTCACGAGGCCTGTGACTTTTGGACCATGGTAGCAACATCAGCCAGGCTGGCTTTTACCCTCTGAGTAGCACTGGTGTTATTGCCGTGCAAatagtgtgtcagtgttgggaCTTATTCCACTGCCGTTAATTATGTAAAGCGAGTTCGACTCACCTGATAAATGACAAGAGAAATGACATCAGTGCTTATCTTCAGAGTAGTAGCCCAGGAAGCTAATTGTTAAGCTAAGTACTTTGCACTTTCCACTGCGCACCGTGATGAGACTGTTCCACTGGACATCATGGAATCGATCAGGCATTGAGATAGACCTGCTCTGTAAATGTCAGTAGCCAATATAATTTTAgcgttcaattttatttttaaacttttcagGATTAAGCTACTTGGCCTTTCAAGTCCTTGATGGCCCTTCGCTCGTTGATGTTTGTGAAAGTGCTATAGCTTGAAGACTTGCATTATACTGCTATAAATTGGCCTTCTGGCTAGCATCTCATCCTACAGCTCATTTGGTAAACCGCTATTAGCGGCAGCATTTGCCTCACAGCTGTACATTTAGTTATGTCTGAGGTTTAAACGTGTTCTGCTTAAGAAAGAACAAAGACGGATTCCATGGGTTGGATTTTGAAACTGTTTGTGGAAAAGATAAAAGCACAAGCTTATCATTTAATCAAATCAGGATGATGACATTGTTCTAGGGTTCACTAATGAGAGTGTTCAGGTGAGTCAAAAACGTGCAGCTGCCCAACAGCACGCTAAGCAAAACCACAAAGTTCTTAAAGGAAACCGACTTCCATCTGTCCATGCATAGAGTCTAATGAAATCCATTTCCACTTTGTGGCAATGGTGTTGTTTTTACTTGCTCAGGGGGTGACTGAATCTTAAAGAACTTCCTGCAGAGTTGTGAGTAGTATAGGATGTGTAATTGATGGTATGACCTCAGAGTTTGGTAATGCACCTTTAATGCAACACATCAACTCAGGATACAGGTGGTTTTTTGGAGAGactttatttcctttttgtCATTATGTGGCAAAAGTCAGTGTATTACTCACCAAAAACGAGGCCTAGGGaagtgtctctgtcagtgtggtttttttAGTCATACACTCTCTTCAATAcaaaactgtatttttgttCACAGAAGATGCTCAGATTTCTTCTTCATCGAGCAGACTTGTCATTTACTAGTAGGAATCagtcacagacaaaaaaaaaaaagatatcaaagTGACAGTTGGTGTGTTACAGCATTACCCTTTAACATATCTGGAAAAGGACTTATTGTTACACAGATATGCACAACAACTAAGCACATTGTTGTAAGTGCCGTGAACATGTGACCAATGTTTCTGACCTTTTTCTCACGCTTGTGTTTTCCTGCAGCTGAACCTCTGCCTCTAATGGACCTGTGTAGACGCTCAGTGCGGGTAGCGCTGGGGAGAGAACGACTGAGTGAAATACATAGACTACCCTTACCTGCCTCCCTCAAGAACTATCTACTCTACCAATGATGATCGGAGGGCCTGTACTGCAGTGCAAGGCAATAgcgcttttctctctctgggattTTCTTCCTGATAAACCTGTTTACTAATTACCTTCTTTTGGATTTGGTACAATACTCCTGCTCttaatggatgtttttttttttttttgctgtttttttatataaacCACACCAAGGACGCCTCTGTCCCATTGTTTGAAGTGTTTACGTTCACTTTTTAATGTTGCGTTagtttctttttaaaacccCTTTATTGTGGCTTGCATCAATCATGTACTGGAAACTACGGAAGAGATTTTGAAACCGTTTGTTCTCGGCGCTGACTCTGAAAGCTAACGTGACAATATGTCTGTATTTAGAAGTGCAGTGAGTTTGATGGAACCTCAACCTGTCTTTGCTATGACTTCCCTTTTATCATTTTGCTTTGATGTTCTCCAGTAGGCTTTTACAATGAGAGTGATATTTGTAGTTGTATGACGTAAGTTTCCAAAAAGTGAATCTGGATGGTGTATCGTGGACTGAGATCTCTCTTCCGATAGTTTAGCATGGGTACAACTGAACAATAGATGAGATGGAAGTTTGACACTGTTATTCTACATGCCAAACAACTGACACGATGTGGTTTTGATTTTATCTCTCCGGCAGTTTTCCTGCCCTGAGACAATGGCTCCTGATTTaccttttgacattttaaaagtgaaGTTTTTAACTTATTCTTTCTGTTCAATCAATGtcaagagagcaaaaaagagaggcTGCAGTCCAGTTTGAGTGTTATTAACTCGATCTCTCTTTAGCAGGGTGTAAATATAAGTTGACTCACCCAACACTGTTTAAGTGCAAGATGATGGCTTTCCCTGTTTGCTCCCCCGTGGTTAAAAATAGCCGGGGATTAGCTCATTGCTAGTCTGGCAGAGCACTGTGTGACCTCGATGTCTGTAATGTAGTTGAGAAGCTAACACACCTTCATGACTTTAGGAAACAGCacaatttgtctgtttgtctgcgcCCCCTCCATCCCCCCTCCCCTCGCTCCTCACATCATACTGCAACATCTGAAGTGCCTGGTAGTCTGATGCTGCTCTGTTGTTCTTAGAGCCATGAGctgaagtgctttttttttttttttttaattttaatgaatTGAAGGATTGCATCACTGTGAAACTCCGTAGCATTTCCTCAACAAGGGTGTGTATGCCTTCCTGTCTTGCACTGTCTCTAATGTCACTAAATTACTGTACAGCCATACCAATCATGTCTATCATTtggtgtctttttctcttttttttttttttttggcatgtgcTGAATCACTGAGGACtggttttaaatatgttttgctGAATTTCTGAAAGGTTGGGAGGGAGAGTCCATAGCCCTGAAGTTcatagtatatgtgtgtgtgtgtgtgtgtggtgacactGTTCTATGGTGCCTTTGGCCATGGGTATACCATCATATTTTATAGTGTCTGGGTGAAAAATGATTCGCTGACAAGGAAATGTTGAAGTTTCTGTGCATAGCCCATGTTAAAACTCAGTGCTGAGGAGGTAACCAAGCCAAGATATTGTCATGTTTTTcagagattattttttttttccagtagtgTTTTTAGATGCAAATGTAGTACTTGTTTGGCATTCATTCTGCTGGGCATGAGTCTACAGTTCTGCTCCCTGTTTTTATACCCTTCTTGCCTGCAGACCATCATTTCCTTTGTATTAAGTGATGTAGATAATATTGGTAACTACCTAATAAAGTTggttaaaaaaatgtgtatttctgttggtgtttgttttatgttccAAATGTtgctttctttaaaaacatttagcTGTAGGtgttttacttttgccaccagTGGAAAATTGATATTTCGCAAGGAGCGTTTGAACGTACCTCCTTTCTAACATTAGCAGATGGTTCAGTGTGAGAGCAAATCTCTGTAGCCAACCATATTTGTACACCACCATGAGTTCAAaacatgtgttttttctttctttctttttttttctttttgttacacAAGCTCTTGGTTTATGCCAGCTGACAGCAACTGAATCATTGTTCTGCTGGTGGAGCTATCACTATGTTCATGTGTTCTTCTTGAGCTGTCGGTAAACATTTAATTCACTTGTCATTAGACCACAGAAGCTTTCTCCTTAGAAATAACAGTTCAGTGGTCAGGAAAGAAACACACTGATTCATAATTTAAGACGTGAAAGCGctttttaatgattattattCTTGGATAGACACAAAGTAGTGGATTGGCTTTGAGATGTCTGTTGAACTAGAGGGGATATGAAAAGCTGTATGTAATGGAGAGAATATCAGGATGATGGAGCGCATATCAATGTTATGCACGTCAGCCTGGCTGCCTGGTTACCATAGCAGTGTGTTTGAGTACACAGAGATCTGCTACTTCAGTATGAggtcattcatttcaaatatgcAGTTTGGCTGGGACAGAGAAGTGTTTGGGTGTCTGGAACAGCGCATTCCTGCCCGCAGTATTGCTTCAAAATTTGGATGGCTCCAATTTCAGAGTTCACTTTCATGAGACAAATGGTTTCAATTTGCCAGGTTGTCTTAGTCAGTTGGGTTCAGTTAAAGgggtgtgacttttttttttttttttttaaaaagtcacatCGAACAGACAAAGAGGTAAACAAGGCCAAAGTCCTCATAGTTGGAGGgagggcggggggtgggggggaatgTAAAGCCTTATTTTGATTATGAAATACACTTGACCTAAACATGTAGGGCAAATATGCTACAGAGTTAATGTTTGCCGTTTTCAGTTTAGTGTGGCTCGTTATTCGCAGAATAGTTATTCGGGAACACAGAGCTACCTGCCGTAGGCACTGCTCTCTGCGCGTCTGATGGGACACGTTTTGCTATTTATGGTCTTGTCCGATGCTTGCCAAATGATCCTCTCTATTATACTTTCCTTTGGATATCTTGGCCTGTGACGCAGAGTGCGAGGGGCCGGATAGCTCTGCCGACTTTCGTTTAGTGAGAGTCCTTATTCCTGTTTTAGCTCTCTCAGTCCAGGGCCTCTTATGCTGTTACATAACTGCCTTctacacactcagagagaaagagaaagctcaaagtttcccctctctgtggATCAGCTGGCCTGTACCCTTCTCCTAGTCTCCTGGTAGTCAGCTAGCCTGTCTCACACAAAGACTCGTGGCCTTATCCACTGACACTGGATATTCAGTAGTGACTTTGTGATATTTGAGGCATTGTTTTTAGACTAGCAGGAGGCTAAATACAGATAAATGATGGCGATATGATTATGGGTCATAGAGAAATGTGTACCAGTCTGGGACGATGCATATAAATGAGATGaaatctgacagacagtaggcAGCTGTTACATTGTGTAGGTAGCTCGAGTTTATttaccccccccaaaaaaagtttCCGTGTAGCCATCGCCTTTCGATAGGTCATATCCAGTTATGACTGTGGTTTTGTTGCAGACTTTACACAGTTATATTTCCTTTCAGTGCAATAGCTTGCTCTTGCAGTAAAAGGATCGGATGTAGATGTGAATAGATGCCCATGATAAATCTCTCTATTGTACAAGGACACTGCAAGATCCTACTTATCATATTATGAGATTAAGAGGACCACAGTTTCATAGGTATAATGCATCTTTATTTGCACAGCTATATAGGTTATTCAGCAAACTTCTTGCAAGCAGTGGTTTTCCTGTATTACCTGAggatacacgcatacacaaagagatcagtctttcagtctctgtgtgaAATCTTCAGGAGCTTTTGTCATTACGTCAACAAGTCAGTTTCGGCAAATGAGATCAGTCGGGATACTGTTAAAGTGAACTCTACTTGCAAGTTTCCTAATTTTAGAATGCCTGACTTCTCATGAAAGTGTGACAGAATATGTTGTGCTTCAGGGGTGTAATCTCACACTAACCTGGCTGGTCACATCATCACATGAGTAAATGTGATTGCCCTACAGAATGTCAGCAGACTCCTTAGAAAGtgtaaaaaattaaacaaaaaagcatGTTCTAAACCACGtgtcaaagcaaaacaaaacaacccccagGAAAACGTTCACTCTCTCAATCTGGacatttttctttaacactTTCATCGGTACAAGAATGTGTAGGACACTAAAGGAATGTAGACACACCATTTATTAGAGTTAAACATAACATTTGGTAGTGAGAGCATTTAAtcagaagaaaaatgttcagtttagACTAGGAGAATTCCAGCTGGGGCTGAAGGATACCAGATCAAACCAGACACTGAAAATCATTACCATGTGAATGCTTTAAAAGGTGAAGTGGGAGGCAgtggaaaacaagaaagaaaccCAGCTATTAACCACTTGTAGTACTGAGAAACATTAAACaagttataaaaagaaaaattgtctCCTGCGCAACTCTCCAGTTTATTTTCAGGTAATTATGCCATACTTTTCCTACa includes the following:
- the spsb1 gene encoding SPRY domain-containing SOCS box protein 1, which translates into the protein MGQKVPGGIKTVDMRDPAFRPLKLELQALDYTKPARLDMLLDMPPATPEVQVQHSWNNDDRSLNIFVKEDNKLIFHRHPVAQSTDAIRGRVGYTRGLHVWEINWAMRQRGTHAVVGVATGEAPLHSVGYTALVGNNNESWGWDLGRNKLYHDGKNQPSRTYPAFLEPDETFIVPDSFLVVLDMDEGTLSFIVDGQYLGVAFRGLKGRKLYPVVSAVWGHCEIRIRYINGLDPEPLPLMDLCRRSVRVALGRERLSEIHRLPLPASLKNYLLYQ